A single region of the Syngnathus acus chromosome 6, fSynAcu1.2, whole genome shotgun sequence genome encodes:
- the LOC119124932 gene encoding transcription factor 12-like: MYCAHPVSSAGGNSHMYCYNMKPIYGQSPGSDDFSQNSSLHPSNKVSNNVFASTFFEGTSNLPDIWSAVNGLNQHGYEGALGATSNHQTQAGNYSSLQPHGHLDYSPHSAIAADMNRALPPMSTFHRNNVSSHTSSINTTDNSTVSGNHTNVPGGSQTGDTLGKALASIYSPDHTSSSFPSSSSTPVRSPSPLPNASEPAGTNMWPRSSVQTPGSPHYESSLISMSQVEDRLDRLDDVIHVLRNHAVGPMPSLPADIHSLLNQNLQGRPNPASTLPLTCHTPTMVEAVTMNNNHSAFQGRTQNGHPYPARQGTPLESMPRGCRGGLGIPGNVDLKMERSEREDMMHTSHSSDSQRSDEESELKSHGDNSTRDSIHEDEDLSPEQKAERERERRMANNARERLRVRDINEAFKELGHMCQLHLKSEKPQTKLLVLHQAVSVILSLEQQVRERNLNPKAACLRRREEEKVSAVMTDVQSMHVAFHPSLSDPANPMGHL, from the exons ATGTACTGTGCTCATCCTGTCTCAAGCGCAGGCGGCAACTCACACATGTATTGCTACAACATGAAGCCC atttatgGGCAGTCTCCCGGGAGTGATGACTTCAGCCAGAACTCATCTTTACATCCGTCCAACAAGGTCTCCAATAATGTGTTTGCCAGCACTTTTTTTG AGGGCACAAGCAATTTGCCCGACATCTGGAGTGCCGTAAATGGGCTGAACCAGCATGGCTATGAAGGTGCACTGGGAGCAACCAGCAACCACCAAACGCAAGCGGGGAACTACAGCAGTCTGCAGCCGCATGGACACCTG gaCTATTCTCCACACTCGGCAATTGCAGCAGACATGAACAGAGCTCTCCCTCCCATGTCCACTTTTCATCGCAACAATGTATCATCGCACACCTCGTCGATCAACACAACAGACAATTCCACCG TCTCAGGAAACCACACAAATGTGCCAGGAGGGTCACAGACAGGCGATACATTGGGCAAAGCTCTGGCATCT ATTTATTCCCCCGATCACACCAGCAGCAGTTTCCCTTCCAGCTCGTCCACGCCTGTGAGGTCCCCATCGCCTCTGCCAAACGCCAGCGAACCTGCAG GAACCAATATGTGGCCCCGAAGCTCAGTACAGACTCCTGGGTCGCCACATTATGAGTCCTCACTTATATCCATG TCTCAGgtagaggacagactggacaGATTGGATGATGTGATCCACGTTCTGAGAAACCACGCCGTGGGTCCCATGCCCAGCCTGCCTGCTGACATCCACAGCCTGCTGAACCAGAACCTCCAGGGCCGACCGAACCCCGCCAGCACGCTGCCACTCACGTGCCACACCCCAACTATG GTTGAAGCTGTTACCATGAATAACAACCACTCAGCCTTCCAGGGCCGCACACAGAACGGACATCCGTACCCCGCTAGACAGGGGACCCCGCTGGAGTCCATGCCAAGAGGATGTCGAG GGGGTTTGGGAATTCCAGGAAATGTGGATCTGAAGATGGAAAGGAGCGAGAGAGAAGATATGATGCACACCAGTCACAGCTCTGACAGTCAAAGGTCAGATGAGGAAAGCGAACTCAAATCGCATGGAGACAACAGCACGCGGGACAG TATCCACGAGGACGAAGATCTGAGTCCAGAACAGAAGGCCGAGCGTGAGCGTGAGAGGAGGATGGCCAACAACGCTCGGGAGCGTCTGCGCGTCCGCGACATCAACGAGGCCTTCAAGGAGCTGGGTCACATGTGTCAACTGCATCTGAAGAGTGAGAAGCCGCAGACAAAGCTGCTGGTGCTGCACCAGGCTGTGTCCGTCATTCTCAGCCTGGAACAACAAGTCAGAG AGAGGAACCTCAACCCGAAAGCGGCGTGTCTGAGAaggagagaggaagagaaggTGTCTGCTGTCATGACAGATGTTCAGTCCATGCATGTCGCATTTCATCCAAGTCTGAGCGACCCTGCAAACCCAATGGGCCATCTCTGA